A single Natrinema pellirubrum DSM 15624 DNA region contains:
- a CDS encoding ArsA family ATPase, giving the protein MEPFVFFGGKGGVGKTTVSCAYGLKCARDGHRTLVVSTDPAHSVTDVFDQPFGDSPRPVEGVEGLEAMQIDPEDEVTRHLDEIRQDLSEQVSASMVNEINRQLEKAHGTPGAYESALFDRFIEVMRNADDYDRVVFDTAPSGSTLRLLGLPDLLEDWIDRLMYKRRTSIDLFEKAAVGNNEPRRVMEGDPVLARLEERKSFFEFAGSALHDDAAFFLVLNPDELSVNETRRSIADIREKDLAVRGLVANKLTPSPDPDENGRGARYLRERVATEDERLETIRSEFEPPLVAEIGWRSSEVKGDLLDDVAAELDIATAVEPPTHV; this is encoded by the coding sequence ATGGAGCCGTTCGTCTTCTTCGGCGGCAAGGGCGGCGTTGGCAAAACGACAGTGTCGTGTGCCTACGGGCTCAAGTGCGCCCGCGACGGCCACCGCACCCTCGTCGTCTCGACCGACCCCGCCCACTCCGTCACGGACGTCTTCGACCAGCCGTTCGGGGACTCGCCGCGACCGGTCGAGGGGGTCGAGGGGTTAGAGGCCATGCAGATCGACCCCGAGGACGAAGTCACCCGACATCTCGACGAGATCCGGCAGGACCTCTCCGAACAGGTGTCGGCCTCGATGGTCAACGAGATCAACCGCCAGCTCGAGAAGGCCCACGGGACGCCGGGGGCCTACGAGTCCGCGCTGTTCGACCGGTTCATCGAGGTGATGCGCAACGCCGACGACTACGACCGGGTCGTCTTCGACACTGCGCCGTCGGGCAGCACCCTCCGCCTGCTCGGCCTGCCCGACCTGCTCGAGGACTGGATCGACCGGCTGATGTACAAGCGCCGGACCAGCATCGACCTCTTCGAGAAGGCCGCCGTCGGCAACAACGAGCCCCGCCGCGTGATGGAGGGCGACCCCGTTCTAGCGCGACTCGAGGAGCGCAAGTCCTTCTTCGAGTTCGCCGGGTCGGCGCTACACGACGATGCCGCGTTCTTCCTCGTCCTCAACCCCGACGAACTGTCGGTCAACGAAACCCGCCGCTCGATCGCCGACATCCGCGAAAAGGACCTCGCCGTCCGTGGACTCGTCGCCAACAAGCTCACGCCGTCGCCGGACCCCGACGAGAACGGCCGGGGCGCACGCTACCTCCGCGAGCGGGTCGCCACGGAAGACGAACGGCTCGAGACGATTCGATCCGAGTTCGAGCCGCCGCTGGTCGCCGAAATCGGCTGGCGAAGTTCGGAGGTCAAAGGCGACCTGCTCGACGACGTCGCCGCCGAACTCGATATCGCGACCGCGGTCGAGCCGCCGACGCACGTCTAG
- a CDS encoding helix-turn-helix transcriptional regulator, with translation MESALEEIEFLALSENRVAVLDLLSAGRHTRRELADETGASQATLGRILGDFEDRSWVRHDGSEYVATATGRLVAEGFTDLQEILETEGRLRDIVDYLPTHAMDFDLRRLSDATITVPTATRPNAPLSRLLEFVRDGDEIRTFSHTFNGQALQVVSDRVTGGDQRFRGVFGRNAIEALAEESELRDRLEALLTAEDAEIRVREEGVPIAIMIVDDLVYLLLRDEDGILRASVDTDDDAVRAWAEDSLDHYWRTATPLAVEDLTD, from the coding sequence ATGGAATCGGCGCTCGAGGAGATCGAGTTCCTGGCGCTCTCGGAGAACCGCGTCGCGGTGCTGGACCTGCTCTCGGCGGGGCGACACACCCGAAGGGAACTGGCCGACGAAACGGGGGCCTCCCAGGCGACGCTGGGCCGAATCCTCGGGGACTTCGAGGACCGGTCGTGGGTCAGACACGACGGCAGCGAGTACGTCGCGACAGCGACTGGCCGACTCGTCGCGGAGGGATTCACCGACCTCCAGGAGATCCTCGAGACTGAGGGGCGGCTCCGTGACATCGTCGATTACCTGCCGACCCATGCGATGGACTTCGATCTCCGGCGGCTCTCGGATGCGACGATCACCGTCCCGACGGCGACGCGGCCGAACGCACCGCTCTCGCGACTGCTCGAGTTCGTCCGCGATGGCGACGAAATCAGGACGTTTTCACACACGTTCAACGGACAGGCGCTACAGGTCGTCAGCGACCGTGTAACCGGCGGCGACCAGCGCTTTCGGGGCGTCTTCGGCCGCAACGCGATCGAGGCGCTCGCCGAGGAGTCGGAGCTTCGCGACCGGCTCGAGGCCCTGCTCACGGCCGAGGACGCCGAGATCAGGGTCCGCGAGGAGGGCGTTCCGATCGCGATCATGATCGTCGACGACCTGGTCTATCTCCTCCTGCGTGACGAGGACGGCATCCTGCGGGCCTCCGTCGATACCGACGACGACGCCGTCCGGGCGTGGGCCGAAGACTCGCTGGATCATTACTGGCGGACCGCGACGCCGCTCGCGGTCGAGGATCTCACCGACTGA
- a CDS encoding pyridoxal-phosphate-dependent aminotransferase family protein: MSDDRLRMTPGPTAVPAAVRDRMAEPTPNPDVEPEFFEFYRELTDDLGAIYGDDDIVILGGEGILGLEAAVASLVEPGDRVLCIANGPYGEGFADFVESYDGEAVVCDSSWRDPIDLAAVESRLEEGSFDVATMVHCETPTGVLNDLEPVLALLEDHGVISVVDAVSSLGGTAVPTDRMDVCLGASQKCFSAPPGLTVASVSDRAWAKIESFETRGFYTDLEPWRDAADEEWFPYTHLSSNLYGLGAAIDLLLEEGLETVFERHERAAQRCRERAADLGLSIYPDGAQSSPTVTALEVPGRAEELQRTLADDHDIVLATGLGDLAADVLRVGHMGHNARVDRVERTMDALEAVLEE, from the coding sequence ATGAGCGACGACCGACTCCGCATGACGCCGGGGCCGACCGCGGTGCCGGCCGCTGTCCGCGACCGGATGGCCGAACCGACGCCCAACCCCGACGTCGAGCCCGAATTCTTCGAGTTCTATCGAGAACTGACCGACGACCTCGGGGCGATCTACGGCGACGACGATATCGTGATCCTTGGCGGCGAGGGCATCCTCGGCCTCGAGGCCGCGGTCGCCTCGCTGGTCGAACCCGGCGACCGGGTACTGTGTATCGCCAACGGCCCCTACGGCGAGGGCTTCGCGGACTTCGTCGAGAGCTACGACGGCGAGGCCGTCGTCTGTGACTCCTCGTGGCGCGATCCGATCGATCTCGCGGCCGTCGAGTCCCGCCTCGAGGAGGGCTCGTTCGACGTGGCGACGATGGTCCACTGCGAGACGCCGACCGGCGTCCTGAACGACCTCGAGCCGGTGCTGGCCCTGCTCGAGGACCACGGCGTCATCAGCGTCGTCGACGCCGTCTCCTCGCTTGGTGGCACGGCGGTACCGACCGACCGGATGGACGTTTGTCTCGGAGCCTCCCAGAAGTGTTTCAGCGCGCCGCCGGGCCTAACCGTCGCCTCGGTCAGCGACCGCGCCTGGGCGAAGATCGAATCGTTCGAGACCCGCGGCTTCTACACCGATCTCGAGCCCTGGCGCGACGCCGCCGACGAGGAGTGGTTCCCCTACACGCACCTGTCGTCGAACCTCTACGGACTCGGTGCTGCAATCGACCTGCTGCTCGAAGAGGGACTCGAGACCGTCTTCGAGCGCCACGAGCGGGCCGCACAACGGTGTCGCGAGCGAGCCGCCGACCTCGGGCTGTCGATTTACCCCGACGGCGCACAGTCGTCGCCGACGGTGACCGCACTCGAGGTCCCCGGTCGGGCCGAGGAACTGCAACGGACGCTGGCCGACGATCACGATATCGTCCTCGCGACCGGGCTCGGCGACCTTGCTGCCGACGTCCTCCGGGTCGGCCACATGGGACACAACGCCCGGGTCGACCGGGTCGAGCGAACGATGGACGCGCTCGAGGCCGTCCTCGAGGAGTGA
- a CDS encoding class I SAM-dependent methyltransferase, protein MGERRIDHPCFAALYDRCMPDRLLVGPHREYLAADLSGRVLDLGAGTGAMIPYVAAGGDDDLEYHAVEPDPNMRRRAAATADRSALRTHLRDDRAESLPYVDDAFETVISSLVFCTIGEPDRALDEVARVLAPGGELRFLEHVRNDGWRARVQDRLNPIWERAAGGCQLNRETVERFVGHDAFDVLEIERTRVGVLPATPIVRGRLRRRRES, encoded by the coding sequence ATGGGTGAACGGCGAATCGACCACCCCTGCTTTGCGGCCCTCTATGACCGGTGTATGCCGGACCGGCTGCTGGTCGGCCCTCACCGTGAGTATCTCGCGGCCGATCTCTCGGGACGGGTCCTCGACCTCGGCGCGGGGACGGGCGCGATGATTCCCTACGTCGCCGCGGGCGGCGACGACGACCTCGAGTACCATGCCGTCGAGCCGGACCCGAACATGCGCCGTCGGGCGGCGGCGACGGCCGACCGATCGGCCCTGCGGACCCATCTCCGGGACGACCGCGCGGAGTCGCTGCCGTACGTCGACGATGCGTTCGAGACCGTGATCTCGAGTCTGGTCTTCTGTACGATCGGGGAGCCGGACCGAGCGCTGGACGAGGTCGCCCGCGTGCTGGCGCCGGGCGGGGAGCTGCGCTTTCTCGAACACGTCCGTAACGACGGCTGGCGCGCGCGGGTACAGGACCGACTGAACCCCATCTGGGAGCGGGCTGCAGGCGGCTGTCAACTGAACCGCGAGACCGTCGAGCGGTTCGTCGGCCACGACGCGTTCGACGTCCTCGAGATCGAACGCACCCGGGTCGGTGTCCTTCCGGCGACGCCGATCGTACGGGGCCGGCTCCGAAGACGGCGGGAGTCCTGA
- a CDS encoding spermidine synthase: MSLGQPSAYRPTKPDVAVFVSGVTSMGLEILAGRIIAPQFGNSIYTWGSIITVFLAALSLGYWQGGKRADTASNARMSWILLGTAGYVAIVVYASDQLLLSASTMPLPARYASLPAVLILFGPPTYLLGFISPYSAELSEKEGTGEASGHVYALGTIGSIVGAGATTYFLIPTLGIDAIGLLFGFILVGTAFALTLPRVAPRPAAASIGIALLLVVAGGLGPVAFDHRGDVVYETQTAYQELEVIDDGDVRTLYLDGARHSAMDLEDPNRHVFEYTRYFHLPMLMTDDPDEVDDVLFIGGGGYTGPKDFERRYDVDVDVVELDPEVTQAAKEYFRLEEGENMTTHTEDGRIFLQETDETYDLIVLDAYQKDQVPIHLTQLEFMELVEDRLSDDGVFLANVIAAPSGAGSAFYRAQYKTIDEAFPSTYSFRTSSLGSVQNIEVAATKADTEFTEDDLAARNERRDLPIDLSGEVDAYMDDPNTDDVPVLTEDHAPVDNLQASTIGQEYVIEETGEEETEPEPASIAVGPDPLAAARPAAGLEFPTPISPNHEATAAESASP, translated from the coding sequence ATGAGTCTGGGGCAGCCCTCCGCGTACCGCCCGACGAAACCCGACGTCGCGGTGTTCGTCTCCGGCGTCACCAGTATGGGTCTCGAGATCCTCGCGGGCCGGATCATCGCCCCGCAGTTCGGGAACAGCATCTACACGTGGGGGAGCATCATCACCGTCTTCCTCGCCGCACTGAGCCTGGGTTACTGGCAAGGTGGCAAACGTGCCGATACCGCCTCGAACGCGCGGATGAGCTGGATCCTGCTGGGGACGGCCGGCTACGTCGCGATCGTCGTCTATGCCAGCGATCAACTCCTGCTGTCAGCGTCGACGATGCCGCTGCCGGCCCGCTACGCCTCGCTGCCGGCTGTCCTGATCCTGTTCGGCCCGCCGACCTATCTGCTCGGTTTTATCAGTCCCTACTCGGCCGAACTCTCCGAGAAAGAAGGCACCGGCGAGGCGTCGGGCCACGTCTACGCGCTGGGCACCATCGGCAGCATCGTCGGCGCGGGCGCGACCACGTACTTCCTGATTCCGACGCTGGGAATCGACGCGATCGGGCTACTGTTCGGCTTTATTCTCGTCGGCACCGCGTTCGCGCTGACCCTGCCGCGGGTCGCTCCCCGGCCCGCGGCCGCCAGCATCGGCATCGCCCTGCTGTTGGTCGTCGCCGGCGGCCTCGGCCCCGTCGCCTTTGACCACCGCGGCGACGTCGTCTACGAGACCCAGACGGCCTATCAGGAACTCGAGGTCATCGACGACGGCGACGTGCGAACGCTGTATCTCGACGGCGCACGCCACAGCGCGATGGACCTCGAGGATCCAAACCGACACGTCTTCGAGTACACGCGGTATTTCCACTTGCCGATGCTGATGACCGACGACCCCGACGAGGTCGACGACGTGTTGTTCATCGGCGGGGGTGGCTACACCGGCCCGAAGGACTTCGAGCGGCGCTACGATGTCGACGTCGACGTCGTCGAACTCGACCCCGAGGTGACGCAGGCGGCCAAGGAGTACTTCCGTCTCGAGGAGGGCGAGAACATGACTACCCACACCGAGGACGGCCGGATCTTCCTGCAGGAGACCGACGAGACCTACGACCTGATCGTCCTCGACGCCTACCAGAAGGACCAGGTGCCGATCCACCTCACGCAACTGGAATTCATGGAACTCGTCGAGGACCGACTCTCCGACGACGGGGTCTTCCTCGCGAACGTCATCGCCGCGCCCAGCGGGGCCGGCTCGGCGTTCTACCGGGCCCAGTACAAGACGATCGACGAGGCGTTCCCCTCGACCTACAGCTTCCGGACCTCGAGTCTGGGCTCGGTCCAGAACATCGAGGTCGCCGCGACGAAGGCCGACACCGAGTTCACCGAAGACGACCTCGCGGCCCGCAACGAGCGCCGCGACCTGCCGATCGACCTGAGCGGCGAGGTCGACGCGTACATGGACGACCCGAACACCGACGACGTGCCGGTGTTGACCGAGGATCACGCGCCCGTCGACAACTTGCAGGCGTCGACGATCGGCCAGGAGTACGTCATCGAGGAGACCGGCGAGGAGGAGACGGAGCCCGAGCCCGCTTCGATCGCGGTCGGGCCGGACCCGCTCGCGGCGGCGCGGCCTGCGGCGGGGCTCGAATTCCCGACGCCGATCTCACCGAACCACGAGGCGACGGCGGCCGAGTCGGCCTCGCCGTAG
- a CDS encoding redox-regulated ATPase YchF, translating to MSTSYRIGLVGKPSVGKSSFFNAATMNDVPEGAYPFTTIDPSVGEAYVRVDCAAPEFDEECTPNVGYCDDGTRFVPTKLVDVAGLIPGAHEGNGLGNQFLSDLNETDVLVHVVDFSGQTDAEGEPTEGHDPRDDIDFLEVELDQWYLDVLEKGIERYESGYTTEDDAIEEELAEQMSAFKTSDDEIKRLIRRVDVGFEPEAWDDEDKLELAREIRKETKPMVIAANKMDTPEAQENYEAIANDPDYDHLTIVPCSAHAEKALKSADKAGVVDYRPGDDDFEITGDVSGDQEQGLEQIRDFLEQFGATGVQAALETALFDVLGVTPVFPGGANGLGNERGEVLPDCYLIPPNSTAEDFAYSLHSDIGDGFLHAIDCRSNRQLGKDYEVESRDVIEVITTN from the coding sequence ATGAGTACGAGTTACCGGATCGGACTGGTCGGCAAACCGTCCGTCGGCAAGTCCTCTTTCTTCAACGCCGCGACGATGAACGACGTGCCCGAGGGGGCCTACCCGTTCACGACGATCGACCCCAGCGTGGGCGAGGCCTACGTCCGCGTCGACTGTGCGGCCCCCGAATTCGACGAGGAGTGTACGCCCAACGTCGGCTACTGCGACGACGGAACCCGTTTCGTTCCGACGAAACTCGTCGACGTCGCCGGGCTCATCCCCGGCGCACACGAGGGCAACGGGCTGGGCAATCAGTTCCTTTCGGATCTGAACGAGACCGACGTCCTCGTCCACGTCGTCGACTTCTCCGGGCAAACCGACGCCGAAGGTGAACCCACCGAGGGCCACGACCCCCGTGACGACATCGACTTCCTCGAGGTGGAACTCGATCAGTGGTATCTCGACGTCCTCGAGAAGGGGATCGAACGCTACGAGTCGGGCTACACGACCGAGGACGACGCCATCGAGGAGGAACTCGCCGAGCAGATGAGCGCGTTCAAAACCAGCGACGACGAGATCAAGCGCCTGATCCGGCGGGTCGATGTCGGTTTCGAACCCGAGGCCTGGGACGACGAGGACAAACTCGAGCTGGCCCGCGAGATCCGCAAGGAGACCAAGCCGATGGTCATCGCGGCGAACAAGATGGACACACCCGAGGCACAGGAAAACTACGAGGCGATCGCGAACGATCCGGACTACGATCACCTGACGATCGTGCCCTGTAGTGCCCACGCCGAGAAGGCGCTGAAATCGGCCGACAAGGCCGGCGTCGTCGACTACCGGCCCGGCGACGACGACTTTGAAATCACGGGCGACGTCTCCGGCGACCAGGAACAGGGACTCGAGCAGATCCGAGACTTCCTCGAGCAGTTCGGTGCGACGGGCGTCCAGGCGGCACTCGAGACCGCGCTCTTCGACGTGCTGGGCGTGACGCCGGTGTTCCCCGGCGGTGCGAACGGGCTGGGCAACGAACGCGGCGAGGTGTTGCCCGACTGCTATCTGATCCCGCCGAACTCGACCGCGGAGGACTTCGCTTACAGCCTCCACTCCGATATCGGCGACGGGTTCCTGCACGCGATCGACTGTCGGAGCAATCGCCAGCTCGGGAAGGACTACGAAGTCGAGTCGCGGGACGTGATCGAAGTTATCACGACCAACTGA
- a CDS encoding CobW family GTP-binding protein — MRTATDDGRPVTILSGSLGAGKTTLLNHLLSNAGDRSLAVLVNDMGEVNVDADLVAEGSELELDDGVAELSNGCICCELQDDLETAVVRLARDRSFDHLIVESSGISEPAPVARLFTTESRVAALYDVDTLVTVLDTPAFLEAFAGEGAPERRGDEDDRPLSDLLVEQVEVSNLVLLNKADRCSEAELEEAEELVGALQPDAETIRTEFAAVDPDRLLGAGLFDPDRVTDLPGWKRALESTDREGTDHEGDGRHDDHHGHHHPDEVYGVSSFVYRARRPFHPERFAAVLRELPRSIVRSKGTAWLADNEMRVSIAGAGPSIRATAQGPWIASLPAVERDMYRSNRPDLEWHDEHGDRRTELVFIGTDYDEAALRKGLEDALVTDAEWEDALEGPFPDEQGADVVIREP, encoded by the coding sequence ATGAGAACGGCTACGGACGACGGACGTCCTGTCACGATCCTCTCGGGCAGTCTCGGGGCGGGGAAGACGACGCTTTTGAACCATCTGCTGTCGAACGCCGGCGACCGGTCGCTTGCAGTGTTGGTCAACGACATGGGCGAGGTCAACGTCGACGCCGATCTCGTCGCCGAAGGATCGGAACTCGAACTCGACGACGGCGTCGCGGAACTCTCGAACGGCTGTATCTGCTGTGAACTGCAGGACGACCTCGAGACCGCCGTAGTCAGGTTGGCCCGCGATCGCTCGTTCGACCATCTGATCGTCGAGTCGTCGGGCATCTCCGAGCCCGCGCCGGTCGCGCGGCTGTTCACGACCGAGTCCCGGGTCGCGGCGCTGTACGACGTCGACACCCTCGTGACCGTCCTCGACACCCCCGCCTTCCTCGAGGCCTTCGCGGGCGAGGGCGCTCCCGAACGCCGCGGCGACGAGGACGACCGCCCCCTTTCTGACCTGCTCGTCGAGCAGGTCGAGGTCTCGAATCTGGTGTTGCTCAACAAGGCCGATCGCTGTAGCGAGGCGGAACTCGAGGAGGCCGAAGAACTCGTCGGTGCGCTCCAGCCCGACGCGGAGACGATCCGCACGGAGTTTGCGGCGGTCGATCCCGACCGACTGCTCGGTGCCGGCCTATTCGACCCGGATCGGGTGACCGACCTACCGGGCTGGAAGCGCGCACTCGAGTCGACCGACAGAGAGGGCACCGATCACGAGGGCGACGGCCGTCACGACGACCACCACGGCCATCACCACCCCGACGAGGTCTACGGCGTCTCCTCGTTCGTCTACCGGGCCCGGCGGCCGTTCCACCCCGAGCGGTTCGCCGCCGTCCTCCGCGAGTTGCCGCGGTCGATCGTCCGCTCGAAGGGGACCGCGTGGCTCGCGGACAACGAAATGCGAGTGTCGATCGCGGGGGCGGGTCCCTCTATCCGGGCCACCGCACAGGGCCCTTGGATCGCCAGCTTACCCGCGGTCGAACGGGACATGTACCGGTCGAATCGTCCCGATCTCGAGTGGCACGACGAACACGGCGACCGGCGGACAGAACTGGTGTTCATCGGCACCGACTACGACGAGGCGGCGCTGCGGAAGGGCCTTGAGGACGCATTGGTCACCGACGCGGAGTGGGAGGACGCCCTCGAGGGGCCGTTCCCCGACGAGCAGGGGGCGGACGTCGTCATCCGTGAGCCGTGA
- a CDS encoding NAD(P)H-hydrate dehydratase, with translation MGRLQQTLSNVSDDTGRDNGCVGIVGGSVAYPNQPALAGRAALRTGSDHVRAVVPEPIYEVVAGHSPNLLVDRYGHDAFSDGAIERTLEMAEWADAVVIGPGLVDADPDAVREAVDRMETPTVVDALAIEPALEADLSNVILTPSDSEDDPIYEAYGSLEAFSEETGAVVTLTGGVDEIVAAGERIKNETGTSAMTVAGTGDTMAGITASLLGQGTDRREAAELGAWILGKTGELATAEYGPGVVATDVIERIPKAIR, from the coding sequence ATGGGTCGCCTCCAGCAAACGCTCTCGAACGTCAGCGACGACACTGGACGGGACAACGGCTGCGTCGGTATCGTCGGCGGCAGCGTCGCGTATCCGAACCAGCCCGCGCTGGCCGGGCGTGCGGCGCTGCGGACCGGCTCCGACCACGTCCGGGCGGTCGTCCCCGAACCGATCTACGAGGTCGTCGCGGGTCACTCACCGAACCTGCTCGTCGACCGCTACGGACACGACGCCTTCTCCGACGGCGCGATCGAACGGACGCTCGAGATGGCCGAGTGGGCCGACGCCGTCGTGATCGGCCCCGGCCTCGTCGACGCCGATCCCGACGCGGTCCGAGAGGCGGTCGACCGCATGGAGACGCCGACTGTCGTCGATGCGCTGGCGATCGAACCCGCCCTCGAGGCCGACCTCTCGAACGTGATCCTGACGCCCAGTGACTCCGAAGATGACCCGATCTATGAGGCCTACGGCTCACTCGAGGCATTTTCCGAGGAGACCGGTGCGGTCGTCACGCTCACGGGCGGGGTCGACGAGATCGTCGCCGCCGGCGAGCGGATCAAAAATGAGACCGGTACGTCGGCCATGACCGTCGCCGGCACCGGCGATACGATGGCCGGAATCACGGCCTCGCTGCTCGGGCAGGGGACCGACCGCCGGGAGGCCGCCGAGTTGGGCGCGTGGATCCTCGGCAAGACCGGCGAACTCGCGACCGCGGAGTACGGCCCCGGCGTCGTGGCGACCGACGTCATCGAGCGCATCCCCAAGGCGATCCGGTAG
- a CDS encoding carbon starvation CstA family protein: protein MTQVIWIIAAVLVTFTVGYVGYSRYLTRFVELDEDAETPAHKYEDGQEYVPSKKPVLLGHHYSSIAGGAPIVGPITAGAIWGWVPALLWIAIGNPLMGAVHDFVSLSGSLRHEGKSIGYMIGEYVGESGKNMLLWFAFLTIILVVAVFALVVGIVFNAYPQVVTASLLYIGLALAFGVYLYQFNGPFIPGTILFVAGVFAAVWVGLEYPLALFAGDYSSGTIVLFGGDGSWVPGAAALEGIGGGNTAGWVPIILVYAAVASALPVWVLLQPRDYLSSFLLYAGVGGATLAVIVGTFFGTANQDLVIDSSIAAFEGFWGAEAAGYAPLFPLLFITIACGTISGFHSLVSSGTTAKQLDKETDARLIGYGGMLGEGLLAAVALSTLAVWGAPDVGGGIGAALPNFASGGGIILTSFGVPETAGAVFMALVLCSFLLTSTDTAVRLGRYMMEEIVGTPAGRTDTGLNADPRSFVRGRYTNPIVQAVPAYLLVISGQWVVLWQLFGGANQLLAALALLTATVWLANWDDSKQLVSTGVPMAVMVTITVLGLSILVFYENLYLNLIEGGAGTLSEQLSAVVQMALGLVLIGLALALVRLGYRNISRVRRGPETPAAEPGDD, encoded by the coding sequence ATGACACAGGTCATATGGATCATCGCGGCAGTGCTGGTAACGTTCACTGTGGGGTACGTGGGTTATTCCCGATATTTGACGCGTTTCGTCGAACTCGACGAAGACGCGGAGACACCGGCACACAAGTACGAGGACGGACAGGAGTACGTCCCGTCGAAGAAACCGGTTCTGTTGGGACATCACTACTCGAGTATCGCCGGTGGGGCACCGATCGTGGGACCGATCACGGCCGGAGCGATCTGGGGCTGGGTGCCCGCGCTGCTGTGGATCGCCATCGGGAACCCGCTGATGGGCGCCGTCCACGACTTCGTCTCGCTGTCGGGCAGTCTGCGCCACGAGGGGAAGTCGATCGGCTACATGATCGGGGAGTACGTCGGCGAGAGCGGGAAGAACATGCTGCTGTGGTTCGCGTTCCTGACGATCATCCTCGTCGTCGCCGTCTTCGCACTGGTCGTCGGGATCGTCTTCAACGCCTATCCACAGGTCGTGACGGCGTCGCTGCTGTATATCGGGCTGGCGCTGGCCTTCGGGGTCTACCTCTACCAGTTCAACGGCCCGTTCATCCCGGGGACGATACTGTTCGTCGCCGGGGTCTTCGCGGCCGTCTGGGTCGGCCTCGAGTACCCGCTCGCGCTCTTCGCCGGCGACTATTCCTCGGGCACCATCGTGCTGTTCGGCGGTGACGGGAGCTGGGTGCCCGGTGCCGCGGCGCTCGAGGGAATCGGCGGCGGCAACACCGCCGGCTGGGTGCCGATAATTCTGGTCTACGCGGCGGTCGCGAGCGCGCTTCCGGTGTGGGTGTTGCTCCAGCCGCGTGACTACCTGTCGTCGTTCCTGCTGTACGCCGGTGTCGGTGGTGCGACCCTCGCGGTCATCGTCGGCACGTTCTTCGGGACGGCCAATCAGGACCTCGTCATCGACAGCTCGATCGCCGCGTTCGAAGGGTTCTGGGGCGCGGAAGCGGCCGGCTACGCGCCGCTGTTCCCGCTGCTTTTCATCACGATCGCCTGTGGGACGATCAGCGGGTTCCATTCGCTGGTCTCCTCGGGGACCACGGCCAAACAGCTCGACAAGGAGACCGACGCCCGCCTGATCGGCTACGGCGGCATGCTCGGTGAGGGCCTGCTGGCCGCGGTCGCGCTCTCGACGCTCGCCGTGTGGGGCGCGCCCGACGTCGGCGGCGGCATCGGTGCCGCTCTGCCGAACTTCGCCTCGGGCGGCGGCATCATCCTCACGAGTTTCGGCGTCCCCGAGACCGCCGGCGCCGTGTTCATGGCGCTGGTCCTCTGTAGCTTCCTGCTGACCTCGACCGACACGGCCGTCCGCCTCGGCCGGTACATGATGGAAGAGATCGTCGGCACGCCCGCCGGACGGACCGACACGGGCCTGAACGCGGACCCGCGATCGTTCGTCCGCGGCCGGTACACCAACCCGATCGTCCAGGCCGTCCCGGCGTACCTGCTGGTTATCTCCGGGCAGTGGGTCGTCCTCTGGCAGCTGTTCGGCGGTGCGAACCAGCTGCTGGCCGCGCTTGCCCTGCTGACCGCGACCGTCTGGCTGGCCAACTGGGACGACAGCAAACAGCTCGTCTCGACCGGCGTCCCGATGGCCGTCATGGTCACGATCACCGTCCTCGGGCTCTCGATTCTGGTGTTCTACGAGAACCTCTATCTGAACCTGATCGAGGGCGGTGCAGGAACTCTCAGCGAGCAACTCTCCGCGGTCGTGCAGATGGCGCTTGGCCTCGTTCTCATCGGCCTCGCGCTCGCGCTCGTCAGGCTGGGCTACCGGAACATCAGTCGCGTCCGTCGCGGCCCCGAGACGCCCGCCGCCGAACCCGGCGACGACTGA